The region GAAAGCTTTCCTTCAATAATCTTTTTGAAAGTATCCCAATCTACAAAAACACCGAGTTTCTTCATTACTGGCGTTGCAACGTTATCGTACCATCTTCTTAAGGTGTATCCCTCGTAATAAACAAGGGTTTCATCAACATCAAAGATCAAACCCTTTAGCATTTTTATTTCCCATATATACTGTGAAGAAGAGGTTTATAAAAAGCTCATCCCTCAAGTCTTTTGAGAAGGGCGAACTCCCGTGGATCCCACGCAAGATCATCAGTGACGAGGTAAACTCTACCTCCAAACAGAATTGCATAGTCCCTAACATTATTGAGGAATTTTATAAGGGCTTTAAATCCATTGTGGAGGGCAAGGTATTCTGGACACGCTATAACAATTGCTTTATCGGGGTCATTTCTAAAGCTAGCAACTATACCCTCAAGAATTCTATGGAGCTCCCGAGGGCCAAAAAATCCCCGTGCCGCACTTACTGTAATAAGCTCCCATCCGGGTGGAACCTTAGTTCCAGCTCTGCCAATAACAACAGCTCTCTCCTCGGGTATTTCTCTCAGAGAATGGACTATCCTAAAATTGCCAATTTTTGGTCTCTCTGAGGGAGCCCCCGCGAAGAGGGGGGTAAGTGCCTTAAGCATCTTCCTCACCATTATACTCTAGGATTCGATCCTTATATCCTTTTTTTGTAAGTTGGTATGTAGGTGCCCTCAGTCAAGGCCGATCTCATCACATTTCAGTCGGTTAATCCGTCGTCATCGGATCTGAAGAGATAGAGATATAAAATTTAAAAACTTATTGGAACACTTTAAAAGAGCTCCTCAAGTTTAACGTCAATCTTGTCTGGATTGAAGGGAAGAACGTGCCTTGTTGTCTTTGGGGAGAACACTTCACCACGCTTAACAAGTTCGATGACGTCTTCCTTTGTAGGGGCTTTTCTAATGAAAACGTAGTCGATCTCACCTTTTGCCATGTCCTCCCTTGCGTCTTCTTTAAGACCATAGTATATAAGTTCAATTTTCCCTTCCTGGTTCATCTCGTCCAGTACTTTGCTTACAATTTTCTGTTCCTTCAGCGAGCCAGGAATTGCGAAGGTTTTCTTACCAACGATTGCAAAGGCAATCTCACCGCGTTCAGCCTTTTCTTCAGCGTTGGGATCTTCAACGACCTCAAGACCCTCCTTTTTGAGCCTCTCGATAACTTCGTTGAGGTCTCCCTTAAATGCAGGATACCAAGTGTAGACCTTTACGTCCTCGCTGAAATAGTCAAGAATAACGGAGGGAGCTCTTTTCGCGCCGAGCTTCTGAAGGCCAGCCCAACGGTGATGACCATCAACTATAAGATACTCCTCTGTTCCGGGGATTTTGGCCAAGAGCATAGGCTTCCAGAAAATACCAGAACCCGTAACGCTCTCTATGAAATCTTCCAGCTCTTTCTGAACGAGTTGTTCGTGGGGCTTCATTTTGTCAAGTTCAATAAAAACATAGTCAACCTTAACCGTGGGGATATCGTACTTTGGAACCTTTTCAACACCCATTTTCACCCCTCCACGAGCCTAAACCTGCAGACGGATATCGAATCGGAAGATAAAAAGGCTTTCCATTAAAATTTTCAACAATCCTATGGGGTTTGTTAAAGAAAAAAACTGAAACCCCGAAAAATCTACTGGAAGTTTAAAGAAAATCTGAAGACGACTCCTCAAAAGAACAAAATAGTCCGCGTCTAGGGCATACTCCAATGTAATTATTCGCACTTCGATGCTCATCTTTTCGTCCAGGTAATGTTATAAACATCATTGAGAATGAAGAGCGGTGATGTTCATGGCATTAAGTGACAGACTCGATGTAGTCAACCCTTCTGAGATAAGGAAGCTCTTTGACTTGGCTGCTGGCATAGAGAACGTGATTTCACTCGGAATAG is a window of Thermococcus sp. DNA encoding:
- a CDS encoding DUF835 domain-containing protein, with translation MLKALTPLFAGAPSERPKIGNFRIVHSLREIPEERAVVIGRAGTKVPPGWELITVSAARGFFGPRELHRILEGIVASFRNDPDKAIVIACPEYLALHNGFKALIKFLNNVRDYAILFGGRVYLVTDDLAWDPREFALLKRLEG
- the serK gene encoding L-serine kinase SerK — translated: MGVEKVPKYDIPTVKVDYVFIELDKMKPHEQLVQKELEDFIESVTGSGIFWKPMLLAKIPGTEEYLIVDGHHRWAGLQKLGAKRAPSVILDYFSEDVKVYTWYPAFKGDLNEVIERLKKEGLEVVEDPNAEEKAERGEIAFAIVGKKTFAIPGSLKEQKIVSKVLDEMNQEGKIELIYYGLKEDAREDMAKGEIDYVFIRKAPTKEDVIELVKRGEVFSPKTTRHVLPFNPDKIDVKLEELF